A window of Thiocapsa bogorovii genomic DNA:
TAGAGGATGCCGACGCATTCGTGGCCGAGTTCATCCGTCTGGTCGCACAATTGCCGCAAGACGGGCTGGTGATCGATGTCCGCGGCAACGGCGGCGGGCTGATCCTTGCCGGCGAGCAACTGCTTCAGATCCTGACCCCGCAAAGTATCGAGCCGACCCTGTTTAAGCTCCGAAACACGCCGCTGAACGTGCGCCTGGCCGAACGCCTGGAGTTTTTGAAACCTTGGCGCAAGTCGATGCGGCAAGCGCTGATGACCGGGGCGACCTATTCCGCCGGCCTTCCGATCACCGATCGTAAGGCCGCCAACAGGATCGGCCAGCGGTACCACGGACCCGTCGTGCTGATCACGGACGCCCTCTGTTACAGCACCACCGATATCTTTGCCGCCGGCTTCCGAGACCATGGGATCGGGCCCATCCTGGGCGTGGACGGCAACATGGGTGCAGGCGGTGCCAATGTGTGGGGGCACGACCTCCTGCGGCAGCTGTTGCCGGGCACCGATTCGCCCTATCGACCGCTGCCGGGGAATGCCGCGATGCGGGTCGCCATTCGGCGGACCATCCGTATCGGGCAGAGCGCCGGAACCGTGCTGGAAGACCTCGGGGTGGTTCCGGATCAAATCCACCACATGACCCGCGACGACCTGTTCGAGGGGAACTCGGATCTGATCGCGGCCGCCGCAGACCTGCTCGCCGGTCTGCCGAAGCGCCGACTCGACATCCGCTTCGGCCCGGAAACGGAACAGGGACGAGAGGTCATCGCAGACTGTCTCGGGATCGACCGGCTCGATGCCGACATCGACACGCGGCCAAACGGATCGATCGATGTCGTTGACGGGGAGAACGCGTTCGCAATGCCGGCGACGGGGACCCGGTTTTTGGATTTTCGGGGATTCTCCGCGGGAGGCCTCGTGGCGTCGCGTCGGGTTTTTCTCTAACCGGGTTCACACGGAGGGGCCTCAACCGGCGCAATGCGAGCGGACGCCAGGATCGACCCCAGGATCGACCCCAGGATCGACCATGGACCGGCCCGAGAGCGATTCGGCCCTTTGCGGCCCTTTGCAGAAAGGGTCCGACCCCGGAGCCTGGGGACCGGGATCGCGCTCGCAGCCTTGCCGCAAGGTGGAACGGCATCGGGCTCGTGATGCTCCCTGATCGCTGCTACGGTATAAAGCTGTTTTGATTCACCGTGAGGATGCGTGCCCATGCCGTTCGATCGAATCCCACACCGGTCCTCGTGGCCGGTCGCCTTGCTGTCCTCTCTACTGCTCGCCCTAGCCTTTCCCGTCCAGGCCGAGCGTGGCCCGGACTTGCCGGACTACCCGGCGGACCAGGTCGCGCCCGGTCTTTATGTAATTCACGGACCGGTAGACTACCCCACCCCCGAGAATCAGGGGTTCATGAACAACCCGGCCTTTTTGGTCACCGAGACCGGCGTGATCGTCGTGGATCCCGGATCAAGCGTTCAGACCGGGGAGATGGTCCTGCGTCAGATCCGCAAGGTGACCGACAAGCCGCTCCTGGCGGTGCTGAACACGCACGTCCACGGAGACCATTGGTTGGGCAATCAGGCGATGCTGGCCGCGGCCCCGCAGGTACCGATCTACGGACATCCCGAGATGCTGAAGCTGATTGCCCAAGGAGCCGGCGAAGAATGGGTACAGCGTATGATGAGCGCGACCGAGGGCGCCACCGAAGGGACGGTTGCCAAGGGCCCGACGCAAGCGCTCGAGGGCGGCGAGACCCTGTCGATCGGGGGGTTCACCTTCAAGTCCCATTATTACCCGCACGTGCACAGCACCTCGGATCTGATGTTCGAGATCCCGGAGCTCGAGGTTCTCTTCCTGGGCGACAACGCCTGCAACGGGCGCATCGTACGGATGGACGACGGCTCCTTTATCGGCAGCATCAATGCCCTGGATGGCGTCAAGGAATCGGTTAAGGCGAGCGTTCTGATTCCGGGGCACGGTCAAACCGGCGGTTGGGAGATCGTCGACGACTACCGCGACTATCTGGCCGGCGTCTATGACGGGGTCGCCGCTTTGTACGAGAGCGGCGGCAGCGACTTCGAGATGCGTCCGATCATCGCGGAGCAGCTTGTTCGATTCAAGGACTGGCAAGGCTTCGAGGAGGAATTGGGCAAGCACGTCTCGCTCGCCTATCTGGAGGTTGAAGCGGACGCCTTCTGAGCGTTTCGGGGACCTTCCGACCGGGTCCCCGACGGCGTGCCGCCGAGGTCGACCGATGCGAGCACTGCACACCAAGCTACTGCGCGATCTCTTCGACCTCAAGGGACAGGTTGCGGCCATCGCCGTGGTGATCGCCGCGGGCGTGATGGTGCTGATCCTGTCCGTGACCACGCTCGACGCGCTGCGTCTGTCGCAATCGCGATTCTATGACGGTCATCATTTCGCACATGTCTTTGCCGACCTCAAACGCGCGCCTGAGGGTCTCGCGGCGCGTCTGCGCGAGATCCCCGGCGTCAACCAGGTCGAGACGCGGGTTCAGGCTCCGGTGCGCCTCGAGGTTGCGGGTTTCGACGAGCCGATCCGCGGTCTGCTGCTCTCGATTCCGGACGGCCGCCAGCCGGGGTTGAACCGGCTGTACCTGCGCGAGGGCGCACTCCCCGAGCCGGACCGTTCCGACCAGGTGGTGCTGAGCGAGCCTTTCGCCGAGGCGCAGGGCCTGCGGGCCGGCGATCGGTTGGAGGCGATCATCAACGGCCGGCTCCAAAGCCTGACCGTCAGCGGCGTGGCGCTGTCCCCCGAGTTCATCTATCAGGTGGGGCCGGCGGACATCTTGCCGGACTACAAGCGGTTTGCGGTCCTCTGGATGAACCGCCGAGCACTCGCCCACGCGATGGACATGGACGGGGCCTTCAACAGTGTCTTGCTCTCGCTCCAGGCCGGAGGCGACGAGGAGACCGTCATCGAGGCACTGGACCTGTACCTGGCCCGCTACGGCGGCATCGGGGCCATGGGCCGCGAGGATCAGATCTCGCATCGCTTCCTGTCCGAAGAGATCGACCAGCTCCGCGTGATGGCCATCGTCCTTCCCGCCATCTTCCTCTCGGTCGCGGCCTTCCTGCTGAATCTGCTGATGGGGCGGATCATCCAAACCCAACGCCAGCAGATCGCGATCCTCAAGGCGTTCGGCTACCGCAACCGGGACATTGCCGCGCATTTCGGGTTGCTGACCGGAGCGATCGTGGTCTTGGGATCGGCGCTGGGCATCGCGCTCGGGGCCTGGGCTGCCGAGGGGATGGCCGGCCTCTACGCCGAATACTACCGTTTCCCGGAGACGAGCTTCCGACTCGAGCCGCGCATCGTTGCTCTGGCTCTGCTGGTGTCTGCGGGTGCCGCCGCATTGGGCACGGTCCGCGCCGTGAGCCGCGCGGTCGCGATGCCGCCCGCCGAGGCGATGCGTCCGCCCGCGCCCCGGCGCTT
This region includes:
- a CDS encoding MBL fold metallo-hydrolase produces the protein MPFDRIPHRSSWPVALLSSLLLALAFPVQAERGPDLPDYPADQVAPGLYVIHGPVDYPTPENQGFMNNPAFLVTETGVIVVDPGSSVQTGEMVLRQIRKVTDKPLLAVLNTHVHGDHWLGNQAMLAAAPQVPIYGHPEMLKLIAQGAGEEWVQRMMSATEGATEGTVAKGPTQALEGGETLSIGGFTFKSHYYPHVHSTSDLMFEIPELEVLFLGDNACNGRIVRMDDGSFIGSINALDGVKESVKASVLIPGHGQTGGWEIVDDYRDYLAGVYDGVAALYESGGSDFEMRPIIAEQLVRFKDWQGFEEELGKHVSLAYLEVEADAF
- a CDS encoding ABC transporter permease produces the protein MRALHTKLLRDLFDLKGQVAAIAVVIAAGVMVLILSVTTLDALRLSQSRFYDGHHFAHVFADLKRAPEGLAARLREIPGVNQVETRVQAPVRLEVAGFDEPIRGLLLSIPDGRQPGLNRLYLREGALPEPDRSDQVVLSEPFAEAQGLRAGDRLEAIINGRLQSLTVSGVALSPEFIYQVGPADILPDYKRFAVLWMNRRALAHAMDMDGAFNSVLLSLQAGGDEETVIEALDLYLARYGGIGAMGREDQISHRFLSEEIDQLRVMAIVLPAIFLSVAAFLLNLLMGRIIQTQRQQIAILKAFGYRNRDIAAHFGLLTGAIVVLGSALGIALGAWAAEGMAGLYAEYYRFPETSFRLEPRIVALALLVSAGAAALGTVRAVSRAVAMPPAEAMRPPAPRRFHASWLERSALGRRLDQPTRIILRNLLRHRAKALLSMMGIGLSGGLLLLGSYQFGAVDHLLDIQYRLVMNMDLHLSFTDPTPERSLAELRTLPGVAYVEGYRSVPVRLINGTRDYRTSIQGLEREPHLRGLLDAEGRPFRLPPEGLLMTRFLAEDLGLAPGDALQVEIMEGHRRTVRVPLAGIVDEPIGVSAYMERRALNRLMGEGPALSGAWLITDAALHDRLFERLWEVPRVAGIGVIADAERQFRDYIDDTVLVTMSILLVMAGSITFAVVYSNARIAFSERSRELATLRVLGFSRAEVSWILIGEIAVLTLLAIPLGWLIGTGFAALLSSAMEMDMFRVPFIISPQTYAFSASGVLLASLLSVLAITRLLGRLDMIAALKTIE